The genomic interval TTGCGCACGTACTCTCGCCGCCACCGATCCCGCCGCGGACAACGCCCGCGCCGCCGCTCGGCCATTGGACCACTGTCGCGGCACCGCCGACCGGGTACTTGGCTATACGCTGCTTCGCGCACCACCGAAAGCCCACGCAGGAGCTGTGTGCTGGCGCGCCCGCTCATCTGCGGTGAGGTCGCCCAGCGTGCAGAGCACCGTCTGCGCGGAGTTGGACCGGTGCGCTGCGTCCGACAGCCGGATTCGGTTCCTGGTCCGGCGGACGGTGCAAGCGACATCGCTAACGCAGCGATCTCCAAATCACCCGCCGTAGGTTCGAACTGGCGACTTCACCGATCTCACGCCCTGCCCCACCATGTATCTTCGTTTTCAGGAGGGGGCGCAGCGACAGCGCCGTTGACGCGTGGAGGTTTCGTGACTGAACCGGTGGTGATTGTCGGGGCGGGACCGACGGGCCTTGCGCTGGCTTGTTGTCTCCTGCGCCAAGGTACGGAGGTCCGCATAATAGATCAGGCGCTGAACCCTACGACGACCTCACGAGCGATGAGTATGCAGCCGGGCGGAGCCGAAGTTTTACGGCGCTTGGGAGTGCTCGCGGAACTGTCAGAACGGTCGTTGCGTGTCGAGGAAATCGTTGTTCACTTCTACAGTGGGGAAACGGTCCGGATTGATACGAATCGGCGAGCGCCGGGCAATGCTCCTTCCGGGATGTTGATTTCGCAGGCGGAGGTAGAGACCGCGTTGCGCCGCCGTTTAGGCGATCTGGGCGGCGAGGTCGAGTGGGGTCGCGAGTTCATCGACGCCATACCGAGATCCGATGGGCTTACCGTATGCGTCGCCGGGAACGAAAATATTCAGGCCAGTTGGTTGATCGGCTGCGACGGTGCACACAGCCGAGTTCGTAAGTCGGCAGGCATCAAATTCGCTGGCGCGCCCCTCTCGGAGCAATTCCTTCTCGCTGACGTCGACGGAGATTTCCCCTTTTCGCGTGATGCAATACAGACCTACTTGTCGAGCGAAAACAGTATCAGCGTCATCCCTTTGCCGGGCGGCGTGTGGCGATTGATAGCCTCAACCGCGTCCGAGTCCGGTGACGAGCCGGACTCAGCTGTAGTGCAACAGCGGTTGATGACCATACTGGAGGAACTCACCGGGTGCAATTCGTCTATCGTGCGCAACGTCGGCTGGGCTTCCTCCTACCGAATACAGCGGCGTCTGGCCGATTCGTATCGACGTGATCGAATATTGCTTGCTGGTGACGCTGCGCATATTCACAGCCCGTTCGGCGGTCAGGGCATCAACACTGGTCTTGGCGATGCGGAGAATCTAGCGTGGAAGCTCGCCTTGGTCGCGGCCGGTCGAGCCGACCATCGCTTGCTCGACAGCTACGAGGCAGAGCGCCGTCCGGTCGCTTCGAAGGTGTTGCGATCGACCACCTCGTCGACTGCCCTCGTCCTCGGCACCAGCACTCCGGCGAAGCTTTTCCGCCGGTGCGTGCTCCTACCCCTCCTGAGAAGCGCTCGTGTCCAGCGCCACATCGTTGAACAGGCGGCCCAGCTCAATCTGAGTTATCGAGGTGGTCCGTTGGCCTCACCAGGTCGACGAAACCGTCACTTCGCTGGTGGCGGCCGAGTTCTGGACATGAATTGCCGTCGCACCGACGGAAGCGAAACACACCTCCACGTCGAACTCGATGGCCACTGGGTGCTGATCGAGCCCGTGGCTGCCGAATCCACTGCACGTGCCGCCGTGCTGCGAACGATCGGTGCCGACGCTGTGACGATACTCGAGCGCGCCGACGGCCGATCGCCCGAAAGTCTGTTGGTGCGACCAGACGGTCACCTTGCCGAACGTGGTACACCCGAACAGATCGAGAAATGGGTGGCCGAAATGTTGCTGCCCGAGCATACAGAGTAATCGCGAGCATCGACCTAACCGTTCACCGACCTGGTGGATGCGGGCGGGCGTGGTGCATGGGTCAACGCCCGTCCGCATCGCGAGACCGGCGTTGCGTCGATCGCGGGCTGAGTGTCGAGCGTGACCATCTGTATGGTCTCCCAGACGACCCGCCCTCCGGGCGGTTGGAGCCGCTCCCGGACGAGGTCCGCGAGGCCCTCAGAACGCAAAATACCTTCAGCCATCCGAGCTCCTGCCGAACGAAGAATGAGATCGCGAGGGATACCTCCCACAATTGCCGGAATAGCAGCTGTACGGAAGTCACTGTCGCGCATAGCTAAGATGCGGTCCACGCACGGAAGATCCCGCACCCCGGACCGAGCCACATATCCGACATTCGCTTCTCCACTGGGGGGCACCCACTCGCCGGCTCGGGATCGACGCCCAAGTCATCGGCTCGGTCACCGCCGCCTACTTCCTGCCCGCCGCATTCCTCCGCAAATTCGTCGCTGTCCTCGCAACGCTCTACCGGCGCAGCCACCTCGCTGTCGACGCAATCATCGTGATCGCGCTGCTGGCGGTCACGGTCGAGGGCGGTCGCGAGATCCTGGGGCTCTGGGCCGGGGACGGTGGTGAGGGCGTCTGCGACGGGCTGAAAGGTTTGCCGAAGCGATCGGGCAGACCTGGCCCCAACCCGAGTTACACCGTTATCTGGACAGACCCCGTTGCACGAGCCGGTGACGGCCCTCGATAGTCAACGGGGCATTACGGTGAGACACGGCGGTTCTTTCACTCGCGGACGGACGTGTGGTTGGCACTTCACATCCTGCCGCCGAAAGCACCGCGCCTTCAGCTCACCCCACCCCCGGCGTCACCAACGTCACGGCCTCATACAGCTAGTGCCGCGTCCGGGAAGGTTCGTGCAGTAACTGCCGGGGTGTCGAGTTGATCGTGCCCACCGGCAGCACGATGCTGCCGGTGGAGGTGGTGCCCGGTGGCGCGGAAGCCGGATGTGTTCGTCAGAGCGGTGACCCCTCAGGAGGGTCGCAAGCTCGCCCAGGTCGCCCGCCGCAGTAAGCAGCCGGTGCGGATGCGGCGGGCGATCGTGGTGATGGCCTCGGCGCAGCATCAGCCGGTGCCGATGATCGCGAAGCTGATGCAGGTGTCGGAATCGTATGTGCGGCAAGTGATCCACGACTTCAACGAGAAGGGTTTCGACGCGCTCGACCCAAAATGGAGCGCGGGCAGGCCGGCGAAGACCGATCAGGCGACACGTGATCGGATCTGTTCCATTGCCCGGTGCTGCCCGCGTGATCTGGGCTGGCCGTTCTCAGTGTGGAGTCTGTCGAAACTGGTAGAGGTGTTGCGGCACAACGATATCGCCGACATCAGCCGGGAAACGCTGCGCCAGATCCTCAAAGCCGGTGGGGTGTCGTGGCAGGCCACCAAGACCTGGAAGGCCAGCAATGACCCGGATTTCGTCGAGAAGATGAACCGGGTCCTGGACCTGTACGACAATCCTCCCGCCGACGGGCGCGTGGCCTGCATCGACGAGTTCGGGCCGCTGAATCTGCAACCCCGGCCCGGTCGCGGCTGGTTCGACCGGCGAACGCCGAGGCGGCTGCGGGCGACCTATCACCGCACCCAGGGTGTGCGGCACATGTTCGGCGCACTGGACCTGAGCACAGGACAGCTGTTCTACCGAATCCGCGACCGGAAACGCTGGACCGAGTTCCTGACCTTTCTCAAATCCCTGCGCCGCCGATGGCCGGGCCAGAGGTTGTATCTGATCGCGGACAACTATTCGGTGCACAAGCGTCGCGAGGTTCGGCAATGGTGCGCTGCCAACGATGTGGAACTGGTGTTCGTGCCGACCTATTCGTCCTGGTTGAACCGCATCGAGTGCGAGTTCTCCGCGCTGCGGTACTTCGCTCTCAACGGCACCGACCACCGCAGCCACGGCGAACAGGACGACGCGATCGGCACCTACATCCGCTGGCGCAACCAGCACGCCGAACCGATCCGCGACTTCGCCGTCGGATCGAAGATCCGGCACCCCGATTACCTACCGAAGGTTGCCTGACGGGGCACTAGCACTGAATCACGTGATGGTTTCGGAACGGCACCTTCTCTTCGCTGGACCGACCGGGCAGATACCCACGTAATCCTCGCCGTGCCGGAGTTGGAGCCGCAACCCGCTATATGCCTCGCGTTTGAAATTGTCTGCCTATGGTCCCTTGTTCTTTTTCGTCCTCGGATGGAGGCATATCTGACGGCCCGTTCGATCGAGTTCCGGCACGGGATTCCAAACCTAGTCCGGATCCGATCTCGCCGCCGACGTCGTCGGAGTAATCGTACGTGATGGGACCCGTCCGCTGGAGGCTGAGCACTGATTGCGCTGTATCGATCGATCGCTCCTGAGCGCTCTGTATGCAGGCTTGTACATCGCCGATCGCCGAAGAAATCCGCCCGAGAAGATAGGTTTCCTGCGCCGAGGTCAGGGTAGGTCGAGAACCGGAGGATGAAGCCACGCCAACTGGCCGCATCGAAGTCAACTCGTTGGATAGTTCGATAGCGGCCGAATTAATTTCAGAAATTGCACTCGAGTTCGAGCCGGCGATATCACCAACCGTCGCCGACACTGTTACGTCGTCCGACCCGATCTGCCGCGATCGCATAAAAAATTCAGCGGACGCAGAGTTATGCGAATCAACTGACAAGGATCTATTTGCGCGATCGATAACCTGAACTGCGGCTTCAGCGCCTTGACTACTCGGCGACGTCGCTGCAGCCGGCCTACCTAGGATATCCAGTGATCGGTTGATGGTTCGGGTGGCATTGTGGACGGCGTGCTGCAATCTGCTCGATGCGCCCTGCGGGCACGGCACACTGCCGTTGTACACCGTTTCCATCAACCCACTCTGCTTTCTGAAGCGAATTCAGAATCACGCTGTTCATCTGCGGTGTGAGCGGCTCCGAGGTGTAAAATCCTGATCATCGAATATTCCCAAGATTCGCCGGCTGAGCTGGGCAACGCGCAGGCGGATTGAATAGGACGCCCCACCAGCGACTCGGATAGTCTAGCTCCCCGGCGGGGATGCCGAATCCGTGAAATGACCGGTAATGGTCGGTATGTCCGACCGTGCGGGCCCACGTTGATTCGAAGACCTTCGCGCCGACGCGCGAATCGGTAACGGACCTCCGAGGATCTGCACGACGAGACCTCGAGATTGCGTCTTGCGTTGTTGTGATATAGCCCCGCCGCGTCGGCAAGGCGGCGGCAACACCCCGGCAGACTGCGCACCGCCGATTCAGAGGGGTGACCAAGGCTGGTGGAGGAAGACTTGACAGGGCCGGTCGACGGATGACCAGATCCCGAATCCTCGGCATGTCTTCGAGAGCGAGATGATCAACACCCGACTGGGTTTGACCTGGCAATTCGAGTGCGCTTCCTGAGGCATCACTCAATCTCAACGGGGGCGGTCAGGCGCTTTCGGCCCTAT from Nocardia wallacei carries:
- a CDS encoding FAD-dependent monooxygenase, with the protein product MTEPVVIVGAGPTGLALACCLLRQGTEVRIIDQALNPTTTSRAMSMQPGGAEVLRRLGVLAELSERSLRVEEIVVHFYSGETVRIDTNRRAPGNAPSGMLISQAEVETALRRRLGDLGGEVEWGREFIDAIPRSDGLTVCVAGNENIQASWLIGCDGAHSRVRKSAGIKFAGAPLSEQFLLADVDGDFPFSRDAIQTYLSSENSISVIPLPGGVWRLIASTASESGDEPDSAVVQQRLMTILEELTGCNSSIVRNVGWASSYRIQRRLADSYRRDRILLAGDAAHIHSPFGGQGINTGLGDAENLAWKLALVAAGRADHRLLDSYEAERRPVASKVLRSTTSSTALVLGTSTPAKLFRRCVLLPLLRSARVQRHIVEQAAQLNLSYRGGPLASPGRRNRHFAGGGRVLDMNCRRTDGSETHLHVELDGHWVLIEPVAAESTARAAVLRTIGADAVTILERADGRSPESLLVRPDGHLAERGTPEQIEKWVAEMLLPEHTE
- a CDS encoding IS630 family transposase, yielding MARKPDVFVRAVTPQEGRKLAQVARRSKQPVRMRRAIVVMASAQHQPVPMIAKLMQVSESYVRQVIHDFNEKGFDALDPKWSAGRPAKTDQATRDRICSIARCCPRDLGWPFSVWSLSKLVEVLRHNDIADISRETLRQILKAGGVSWQATKTWKASNDPDFVEKMNRVLDLYDNPPADGRVACIDEFGPLNLQPRPGRGWFDRRTPRRLRATYHRTQGVRHMFGALDLSTGQLFYRIRDRKRWTEFLTFLKSLRRRWPGQRLYLIADNYSVHKRREVRQWCAANDVELVFVPTYSSWLNRIECEFSALRYFALNGTDHRSHGEQDDAIGTYIRWRNQHAEPIRDFAVGSKIRHPDYLPKVA